The proteins below come from a single Cryptococcus gattii WM276 chromosome D, complete sequence genomic window:
- a CDS encoding myosin I binding protein, putative (Similar to TIGR gene model, INSD accession AAW42859.1), translating to MSYPYLARTTLKYKSPHATDLSFAKGDTIRVTGPSPEDEDWLVGETLDGSQAGGFPKDFVEVIDEGSAETTENESKTVEETAQEPQPVAQDPSKQSEPPNVLPETDSKVEEVPSELNIGASEPPAPAPKVEEATSEPSVGASDAPAPAPAPAPAPASVSASQSESHDDDARPQSMKDRLAFFTAAQNKPSPPPPVKPKPAAGGLTWSQRQKLRQEQEAKEKESTIATSPTTSTPIAPSGPSIPESKQKDDAENKEEHGTAMSAADALSSISKGGSLKERMAALQGVGAFGGAEKKPAPPAPTGKVWKRPTVQEKEPEPEGDVEAENQSPETGMTHKPLPSSEEAREPESDTKDEVAKEEEETEEEQEKARRAAIAARMAKLGARGPMGMMPPAKPVKKPTRETGITAEDKSSTSAGFTAETAKDDGTDQITEAPGVDSKPSTSPKPGSVSAPTDAPVTTPPQSIPISAMPRRTAGPRRRTQASSANPSSEDVSTPAETHPVPLPSTEASVNQDAAAPAEAEAEPDDRLETINSEGYPVPPRQRMIYDEEAPLPKTEEQIKQEKEAEERGRGIGGLEGAKAAGIAVDKIHGAPEELAGHRDEPQGSVEDATHVDEPVADSGTSQDKSRGIDTATTDLGSGGSKPSAGVEEQSIQGGGDREDEKSVAQDEDLKASESMPAHVAESDKVGPMGTAPLTVAANVGSSIGGGTSPRGETTTTMEERLLYELGENDSQNAREEPAIESPVSDSEISKEDEETAPPPPPPRSLGEENIKEDRSESVGHEASEARSEGGDAVVGQEGEETRVPPPPRRIRKAASPVELHGESPTSEEEPAPAPATAEETKGKPGVEETGVSKDEEDAARRSGIAARMAKLGGIKFGIPPPHPMKTHSVDTAGSDSIPSRFENLSPVENENEPAPSPPSTGVEAEQRQPEGDDQGKEASSEEETPEQEAERRRATLARLRAGGALGFGMFNQPSQMEAGDGEEGEDEGASVEGRGPPPPPLPSGRPGQGMPPFNRDVGTGEEEATEEQEGQGDQSQDEEAARPVINTMYGGNDAPPPPGAAPLSPVDPNGISRPLASEREGQERSDTYETTAASTDNRRLPPVPPAFSPPPPARQQGVGEETGDENPPPPPPPPPRAAGHRGSVHEPSISGAASLEQPRSPRGSVAPPASQMRMSPEPYTGGGGPFAGVPAAFPPTGPPAPPAPPAPPAAVPAPNPKQLSGDSQETAAPLGRYVSASRQGTKPGYDQLKEASVNYGQGVVRVARGIFAQGKKGFYGDGSASGFVAVVMDNAGVPRPSGNAWGQVIFEQEAGSILRRYDEPRPGDIAAFYDAKLKGKKGLHTYSQHVGSVEEPLVGVISEFEDRKHKLRVLQVERGVPDEVSYRCEDLKGGKVVVFRAGM from the exons ATGTCTTACCCATACCTCGCAAGAACAAC CCTTAAATACAAGTCGCCACATGCTACCGACCTATCCTTTGCAAAAGGAGACAC AATTCGAGTGACCGGACCATCTCCcgaggatgaagattgGCTCGTGGGCGAGACCCTGGATGGCTCCCAGGCTGGTGGTTTCCCAAAG GATTTTGTGGAGGTCATTGATGAAGGTTCAGCTGAAACAACCGAAAACGAATCCAAGACAGTGGAGGAAACTGCACAAGAGCCTCAACCAGTCGCTCAGGATCCATCAAAGCAGTCAGAACCTCCTAATGTTCTTCCAGAGACTGATTCCAAAGTTGAAGAAGTTCCTTCTGAACTCAACATAGGGGCGTCCGAGCCacctgctcctgctcctaAAGTTGAAGAGGCCACTTCTGAACCCAGCGTAGGGGCGTCCGAcgctcctgctcctgctcctgctcctgctcctgctcccGCTTCAGTCTCTGCTTCCCAATCAGAAAGTCACGACGATGATGCTCGTCCACAAAGTATGAAAGATCGATTGGCCTTTTTTACTGCAGCCCAGAATAAAccttctccccctcctcctgtCAAGCCAAAACCCGCTGCTGGGGGACTCACTTGGAGCCAGAGACAAAAGCTTAGGCAGGAACAAGAAGcaaaagagaaggagagtaCCATTGCTACAAGCCCAACAACATCTACTCCTATCGCGCCTTCTGGACCTTCGATTCCGGAATCCAAGCAGAAGGACGACGCAGAAAACAAAGAAGAGCATGGAACAGCCATGTCAGCGGCAGACGCTTTGAGCTCGATATCCAAAGGGGGTTCATTGAAAGAACGTATGGCGGCTCTTCAAGGGGTCGGCGCCTTTGGTGGGGCGGAGAAGAAGCCTGCGCCTCCTGCGCCTACAGGTAAAGTTTGGAAACGTCCTACTGTTCAAGAAAAGGAACCAGAGCCCGAAGGTGATGTGGAGGCCGAAAACCAGAGTCCTGAAACGGGAATGACCCATAAACCCTTGCCTAGTTCAGAAGAGGCTCGTGAACCTGAATCAGACACCAAGGATGAGGTTGCaaaagaggaggaagaaacGGAGGAAGAACAGGAAAAAGCTCGAAGAGCTGCTATCGCAGCGAGGATGGCAAAGCTTGGGGCAAGAGGTCCTATGGGAATGATGCCGCCTGCCAAGCCAGTTAAGAAACCCACGCGCGAGACCGGTATAACTGCGGAAGACAAAAGTTCGACCTCTGCTGGTTTCACCGCGGAAACCGCCAAGGATGATGGTACCGACCAAATCACTGAAGCTCCTGGGGTAGATTCGAAGCCTTCTACTTCACCCAAACCGGGGTCTGTATCAGCTCCCACTGATGCTCCAGTTACGACTCCTCCACAGTCTATTCCAATCTCCGCTATGCCTCGCCGTACTGCTGGCCCTCGCCGCCGTACGCAGGCATCTTCCGCGAATCCATCTTCGGAGGACGTTTCTACACCGGCAGAGACTCATCCTGTTCCACTGCCTTCGACAGAGGCTTCCGTCAATCAAGATGCTGCAGCTCCTGCTGAGGCCGAGGCAGAACCAGATGATCGGCTTGAAACCATCAACTCGGAAGGCTACCCAGTACCACCTAGACAGAGGATGATATATGATGAGGAGGCCCCGTTGCCGAAGACCGAGGAACAGATTAAGCAAGAGAAAGAGGCCgaggagagagggagaggtATAGGAGGACTTGAGGGGGCTAAAGCTGCGGGTATAGCTGTTGACAAGATTCATGGGGCACCTGAAGAGCTGGCAGGACATCGAGATGAGCCACAAGGGTCTGTGGAAGATGCGACGCATGTGGACGAGCCGGTGGCTGATTCTGGTACAAGCCAGGACAAGTCACGTGGCATAGATACGGCGACGACTGATTTGGGCTCTGGTGGTAGCAAGCCCAGCGCTGGCGTCGAGGAGCAATCGATCCAAGGGGGCGGTGATAGGGAAGATGAGAAGTCTGTTGCCCAGGACGAGGATCTCAAAGCCAGTGAATCCATGCCTGCCCACGTTGCTGAGAGTGATAAAGTCGGTCCAATGGGCACTGCGCCCCTCACTGTTGCCGCAAATGTTGGATCGTCTATTGGAGGGGGTACGTCACCCCGGGGAGAAACGACGACAACGATGGAAGAAAGACTACTTTATGAGCTGGGAGAGAACGATTCGCAAAATGCTCGTGAAGAACCTGCGATTGAATCCCCTGTCTCTGATTCCGAGATCTCTAaagaggacgaggaaaCTGCGCCCCCACCACCACCCCCGAGATCT CTGGGAGAAGAGAATATCAAAGAAGACAGAAGCGAAAGTGTTGGGCATGAAGCGAGTGAGGCGAGGTCTGAAGGTGGCGATGCGGTCGTAGGACAAGAGGGCGAGGAAACAAGAGTCCCGCCACCGCCTCGTAGGATTAGGAAAGCCGCGTCCCCTGTAGAGCTGCACGGGGAATCACCGACGTCTGAGGAAGAACCCGCTCCTGCCCCTGCCACTGCGGAAGAAACGAAAGGAAAACCGGGGGTCGAGGAGACGGGTGTTTCCAaagacgaggaagatgCGGCTCGTCGATCTGGGATTGCTGCGCGAATGGCGAAACTGGGTGGGATTAAATTCGGGATCCCACCTCCTCATCCTATGAAGACGCACTCTGTCGATACGGCTGGTTCGGATTCTATACCGAGTCGGTTTGAAAATCTATCGCCGGTTGAAAACGAAAACGAACCTgccccttctcctccttctACGGGCGTTGAGGCTGAGCAGCGGCAGCCAGAGGGAGATGATCAGGGTAAAGAAGCGAGTTCTGAAGAGGAGACGCCGGAGCAGGAAGCGGAGAGGCGAAGAGCGACGTTGGCTAGGTTGAGAGCCGGGGGTGCTTTAGGGTTTGGAATGTTCAATCAGCCTTCACAAATGGAGGCGGGAGAT ggagaagaaggagaggatgaaggggCATCGGTCGAAGGGCGTGgaccaccaccaccaccttTGCCGTCAGGCCGCCCCGGTCAAGGTATGCCGCCATTTAATAGAGATGTCGGTAcaggggaagaggaggcgACAGAAGAGCAAGAGGGACAGGGTGATCAGTCGCAAGATGAGGAAGCAGCTAGGCCTGTGATTAATACGATGTATGGAGGAAACGATGCGCCTCCGCCACCTGGAGCCGCTCCTCTCTCGCCTGTCGACCCGAACGGGATATCGCGCCCACTTGCGTCGGAGAGAGAAGGACAAGAGAGATCTGATACCTACGAGACGACTGCTGCGTCGACGGATAATCGTCGACTCCCGCCTGTCCCTCCTGctttttctcctcctcctcctgctcGCCAACAGGGAGTGGGTGAAGAGACTGGAGATGAGAATCCACCTCCgccacctcctcctcctccaagGGCTGCTGGTCACCGCGGGAGCGTTCATGAACCGAGTATATCGGGTGCGGCATCTTTGGAGCAACCCAGATCCCCAAGGGGATCGGTCGCTCCTCCTGCATCGCAGATGCGCATGAGCCCCGAGCCGTATACAGGTGGTGGTGGACCTTTCGCCGGCGTCCCCGCCGCTTTCCCTCCCACCGGCCCCCCCGCTCCCCCCGCTCCCCCCGCTCCCCCCGCCGCCGTCCCCGCCCCAAACCCAAAGCAACTCTCGGGAGACAGCCAGGAAACCGCAGCCCCGCTTGGTCGATACGTTTCCGCCTCGAGGCAAGGGACGAAGCCGGGGTATGATCAGTTGAAAGAAGCTTCTGTAAACTATGGTCAGGGGGTGGTAAGAGTCGCTCGGGGGATTTTCGCACAGGGCAAAAAGGGATTCTACGGG GATGGGAGTGCGTCGGGTTTTGTCGCGGTGGTCATGGATAATGCCGGGGTACCGCGACCGTCGGGTAATGCGTGGGGCCAAGTCATCTTTGAGCAAGAGGCAGGGTCGATTCTTCGACGATACGACGAG CCGCGACCGGGAGACATTGCGGCGTTTTACGATGCGAAACtaaaggggaagaagggcCTGCACACATACTCGCAGCATGTGGGTTCGGTGGAAGAGCCGCTTGTCGGGGTGATCAGCGAGTTTGAGGACCGTAAGCACAAGCTGCGGGTGTTGCAGGTGGAAAGGGGTGTGCCGGATGAAGTGAGCTATAGGTGCGAGGATTTGAAAGGTGGCAAGGTTGTG GTTTTCCGTGCGGGGATGTGA
- a CDS encoding Mating factor receptor-coupled G protein, putative (Similar to TIGR gene model, INSD accession AAW43317.1~Guanine nucleotide-binding protein G(I)/G(S)/G(T) beta subunit 1 (Transducin beta chain 1) (XGbeta1)): MDIQEKIAAARREADGLKDKIRAAREHTADTSLRAMAGETPPLPRITLKARRTLKGHLAKIYALHWAADTRHLVSASQDGKLIVWDAYTSNKVHAIPLRSSWVMTCAYAPSGNLVACGGLDNVCSIYSLRGAGPGAPGAQVKVARELSAHSGYLSCCRFINDRQIVTASGDMTCMLWDIEHGTRTMEFNDHTGDVMSISLAPNANIFVSGACDATAKVWDIRTGKAVQTFTGHESDINAVQFFPNGDAFATGSDDASCKLFDLRADRELNTFAHDNILCGITSVAFSISGRVLFAGYDDYNCNVWDTLKGERIGVLAGHENRISCMGVSGDGVALCTGSWDSLLKVWS; encoded by the exons aTGGACATCCAGGAGAAGATTGCGGCTGCGCGGCGGGAGGCGGACGGGCTGAAGGACAAGATCAGGGCCGCCCGCGAGCACACTGCGGACACGAGCC TGCGCGCCATGGCAGGCGAGAccccccccctcccccgcATCACCCTCAAGGCGCGCAGGACACTCAAGGGCCACCTCGCAAAGATCTACGCGCTCCACTGGGCCGCAGACACCCGCCACCTCGTCTCCGCATCCCAGGACGGCAAGCTCATCGTGTGGGACGCCTACACCTCGAACAAGGTGCATGCCATCCCGCTCCGCTCGTCGTGGGTCATGACCTGCGCGTACGCACCCTCCGGCAACCTCGTCGCATGCGGTGGGCTGGACAACGTCTGCTCCATCTACTCCCTCAGAGGCGCAGGTCCGGGCGCGCCAGGCGCACAGGTCAAGGTCGCCAGAGAGCTCAGCGCGCACTCGGGCTACCTCAGCTGCTGCCGCTTCATCAACGACAGGCAGATCGTCACCGCGTCCGGCGACATGACATGTATGCTTTGGGATATCGAGCACGGCACGCGCACCATGGAGTTCAACGACCATACGGGAGATGTAATGAG CATCTCTCTAGCCCCGAATGCCAACATCTTTGTATCGGGAGCATGTGATGCCACTGCCAAAGTATGGGACATTAGAACAGGCAAGGCCGTGCAGACATTTACCGGCCACGAATCAGATATAAACGCCGTCCA GTTCTTCCCCAACGGCGATGCATTTGCCACCGGGTCGGACGATGCCTCGTGCAAGCTCTTTGACTTGCGAGCGGACCGTGAACTGAACACCTTTGCGCACGATAATATCCTTTGCGGCATCACATCCGTCGCCTTCTCCATCTCGGGTCGTGTGCTTTTTGCCGGCTACGATGACTACAACTGCAACGTCTGGGATACACTCAAGGGTGAACGGATTGGCGTCCTCGCAGGCCATGAAAATAGAATCAGCTGCATGGGTGTGTCTGGAGACGGTGTCGCTCTGTGTACTGGTAGCTGGGATAGCTTGCTCAAG GTCTGGTCGTAA
- a CDS encoding vacuole fusion, non-autophagic-related protein, putative (Similar to TIGR gene model, INSD accession AAW43318.1~VTC4 protein): MKFGRRIKDSLYAEWADQYIDYGGLKKQIKANLPWNDTAEADFIRALQNQLTKCEAFQRNKSDELMNKIRQLEDEVKGLVEKAGAGYVGTGSSDEDNDAGDEAATPGDVERNIRDRRDDDAGSDDDDDDDEEDVNSDLSIDAIEERFRELEEEVAILVADVHDLALFTKLNFTGFIKIVKKHDKLTGFNLKNTFNRQVLEAHPFYRMNYDPLIVKLSKLFDLVRTRGHPIEGDASAGGNQNAFVRSTTKYWVHDENIVPLKLAIMKHLPVLVFNPNKEFSMADSAITSIYYDNEDLELYLGRLEKTEGAEAIRMRWYGDVTGNTIFVERKTHREDWTGEKSVKERFTIKEGKMNDFISGRYTMDDEFDELVKKGKKTQKEVEGMKQLANEIQYAIVTRKLRPVMRTFYNRTAFQLPGNATVRISLDTELTMVREDNFDGVDRTHGNWRRTDLGINHPFDSIPKSEKELFPYGVLEVKLATKVGEEPPQWIRDLINSHLVEAVPKFSKFIHGCASLLPERVDLIPFWLPQMDQDIRKPISAKSKVVIERPQSTIHSNASLEASAVPSPTAKSTTSRASYHEPVSEGEDDEEYLVYKAKNEEEHLRLPSDVAAQARAAREQREKNIRDEAARQVVGINHRENEAESSAAAAGAGARRPSARQSNSLQPYDASLRIDPLASSDRFDKNLQLLDDKSMKKLQEAAKTRREGGVEEDGEGEDEEEQDGDEEGERVIYVDQFRAPPGKKIAVPVRVEPKVVFAAERTFLKWAHFAILLSAVSIGLLNFIDPTDAVGMVSAGCFTLTSLAAILYCGGMYAWRILKMRKREAVDYHDRWGPTALCAALLASVMVNLVLRLHEL, translated from the exons ATGAAGTTTGGAAGACGTATAAAG GACTCCCTCTATGCCGAGTGGGCAGACCAGTACATTGACTATGGCGGTCTCAAAAAGCAGATCAAGGCCAACCTGCCTTGGAACGATACCGCCGAAGCAGACTTTATCCGCGCGCTGCAGAACCAGCTCACGAAATGCGAGGCGTTCCAGCGAAACAAGTCTGATGAGCTGATGAACAAGATCCGTCAGCTCGAAGACGAAGTCAAGGGTCTCGTCGAAAAGGCTGGGGCTGGATACGTGGGAACAGGTAGTTCGGATGAAGATAATGATGCTGGGGATGAGGCGGCGACGCCTGGTGATGTAGAGAGGAATATCAGGGATCGTCGGGATGATGATGCCGGCAgcgacgacgacgacgacgatgatgaggaagatgtAAACAGTGACTTGTCGATCGATGCGATCGAGGAGAGGTTTAGAGAGCTCGAAGAAGAAGTCGCCATCTTGGTGGCTGACGTACATGACCTCGCGCTGTTTACAAAACTCAATTTCACAGGGTTTATCAAAATCGTCAAGAAACATGAT AAACTTACCGGGTTCAATCTGAAAAACACATTTAATCGTCAAGTCCTTGAAGCCCATCCTTTTTACCGTATGAATTACGACCCCCTCATCGTCAAGTTGTCAAAACTGTTTGACCTCGTGCGCACCCGTGGGCATCCTATTGAAGGTGACGCTTCGGCCGGTGGGAACCAAAATGCGTTTGTCAGGAGCACAACCAAGTACTGG GTTCACGACGAGAATATCGTCCCGCTCAAGCTGGCTATTATGAAACATCTACCCGTCCTAG TATTTAACCCGAACAAGGAGTTTTCTATGGCAGATTCAGCCATCACATCCATCTACTATGATAATGAAGATCTTGAGCTTTATCTAGGTCGACTGGAGAAGACTGAAGGTGCAGAGGCTATCCGTATGAGGTGGTACGGCGATGTTACCGGGAACACT ATATTTGTAGAGCGGAAAACCCATCGTGAAGATTGGACAGGAGAGAAATCTGTGAAAGAGCGATTTACTATCAAAGAAGGCAAAATGAACGATTTCATCAGTGGGCGGTACACAATGGACGACGAGTTTGACGAGCTGGTCAAGAAGGGCAAAAAGACACAAAAGGAAGTGGAAGGCATGAAACAGCTGGCGAATGAAATCCAGTATGCCATCGTCACCAGAAAGCTAAGGCCCG TCATGAGGACTTTTTACAACCGAACAGCTTTCCAGCTTCCCGGAAATGCCACCGTTCGAATCTCGCTCGATACCGAACTTACGATGGTTCGGGAAGACAATTTTGATGGCGTCGATCGCACCCATGGCAATTGGCGACGAACGGATTTGGGAATCAACCATCCATTTGACTCTATCCCGAAATCAGAGAAAGAGCTCTTCCCTTATGGCGTTCTCGAAGTCAAATTAGCTACCAAAGTGGGAGAAGAACCTCCTCAGTGGATCCGGGATCTGATCAACTCCCACTTGGTTGAGGCAGTTCCTAAATTTTCCAAATTTATCCACGGATGCGCTAGCCTCCTTCCAGAAAGGGTAGATCTCATACCCTTTTGGCTTCCCCAGATGGACCAGGATATCCGCAAACCCATCTCCGCCAAATCAAAAGTCGTCATCGAACGACCTCAGTCCACTATCCACTCCAACGCCAGCCTCGAGGCGTCTGCCGTACCGTCGCCTACCGCGAAAAGTACCACATCTCGAGCCAGCTACCACGAACCCGTCTCGGAAGGTGAAGACGACGAGGAATATCTCGTTTACAAGGCTAAAAACGAGGAAGAGCATCTGAGACTGCCTTCAGACGTTGCTGCTCAAGCAAGAGCAGCAAGAGAGCAACGAGAGAAGAATATAAGAGACGAAGCTGCTCGACAGGTTGTTGGGATTAACCATCGTGAAAACGAAGCCGAGTCATCCGCCGCGGCAGCGGGTGCGGGTGCGCGTCGTCCTTCGGCCAGGCAAAGCAACAGTCTGCAACCGTATGATGCCTCACTCAGAATTGATCCTCTTGCTTCCAGCGATCGTTTTGACAAGAATCTCCAGCTGCTCGATGATAAGAGTATGAAAAAGCTTCAAGAAGCGGCGAAGACCAGACGAGAAGGTGGGGTagaggaggatggggagggggaggacgaggaggaaCAGGATGGCGACGAGGAGGGTGAAAGGGTCATTTACGTGGACCAGTTCAGGGCTCCACCAGGAAAGAAGATTGCCGTTCCAGTCCGAGTTGAACCAAAGGTCGTGTTTGCTGCTGAGCGAACGTTTTTAAAG TGGGCCCATTTTGCAATCCTGCTCTCGGCAGTGTCTATTGGTCTGCTCAATTTTATCGATCCCACTGATGCAGTCGGTATGGTATCTGCCGGCTGCTTCACATTGACCTCACTTGCAGCCATCCTCTACTGCGGAGGAATGTACGCTTGGAGAATCCTTAAAATGCGGAAACGCGAAGCGGTTGATTACCACGATAGGTGGGGTCCCACAGCTCTTTGTGCTGCCTTGTTAGCTAGTGTAATGGTCAATTTGGTGCTCAGGTTACATGAGCTCTAA
- a CDS encoding Isocitrate dehydrogenase, putative (Similar to TIGR gene model, XP_570634.1), which yields MANVLKRSALKLGMIPADGIGKEVLPAAQRVIEALGSSIPKTTFVPLVAGWEEFNKNGKALPDDTVSALRECDGAMFGAVSSPSHKVAGYSSPIVALRKHLDLYANVRPVSSVPIPGQPSAKHVDLVIVRENTECLYIKQEEISGEGEDRVALATRKISARASSRIGRMAFEIALRRGQEREAARAAGKDVWWKGEPKVTIVHKSNVLSVTDGLFRETVRAVKEGKGGEKYAGVKLEEQIVDSMVYRMFREPEFFDVCVAPNLYGDIISDGAAALVGSLGLVPSINAGDNFIMGEPVHGSAPDIEGKNIANPIASIRSAALLLSSLGYVEPAAKINAAVNAVLVEGQYLTPDLGGKSSTTEVTEAVLKRL from the exons ATGGCCAACGTCCTTAAACGATCAGCCCTCAAGCTTGGTATGATTCCTGCCGATGGAATTGGCAAGGAAGTCCTGCCT GCTGCTCAACGTGTGATTGAGGCCCTCGGATCGTCTATCCCCAAGACTACCTTTGTTCCTCTTGTCGCCGGTTGGGAAGAGTTCAACAAGAATGGCAAAGCTTTGCCCGACGACACCGTTAG TGCTTTGAGGGAATGTGACGGTGCAATGTTTGGTGCCGTGTCCTCTCCATCTCACAAGGTCGCTGGCTACTCTTCTCCGATCGTGGCCCTTCGTAAGCACCTCGACCTCTATGCCAACGTCCGCCCTGTCTCCTCCGTTCCCATCCCTGGTCAACCTTCTGCAAAGCACGTGGACTTGGTCATTGTACGAGAAAACACTGAATGCCTTTACATCAAGCAAGAAGAGATTTCTGGTGAAGGCGAAGACCGGGTTGCCCTCGCCACGAGGAAGATTAGCGCCAGAGCGTCCAGCAGGATTGGTCGAATGGCATTTGAAATTGCTCTTAGAAGAGGGCAGGAGAGGGAGGCTGCTCGGGCGGCGGGTAAGGACGTGTGGTGGAAAGGGGAGCCCAAGGTCACTATCGTGCATAAGAGCAACGTGCTGAGCGTCACCGACGGCTTGTTCCGAGAGACTGTTCGGGCCGTCAAGGAGGGCAAGGGTGGTGAGAAGTACGCCGGGGTGAAGCTTGAGGAGCAAATCGTAGACTCTATGGTCTACAGGATGTTCAGGGAGCCCGA ATTTTTCGACGTCTGTGTTGCCCCCAACCTTTACGGCGATATCATTTC TGATGGTGCGGCTGCTCTCGTCGGCTCACTTGGTCTTGTCCCATCTATCAATGCCGGTGACAACTTTATTATGGGCGAGCC CGTTCACGGATCTGCTCCTGATATCGAGGGCAAGAACATTGCCAACCCCATCGCGTCCATCCGTTCTGCTGCTCTTTTATTGTCTTCTCTCGGTTACGTCGAGCCTGCCGCCAAGATCAACGCTGCCGTCAACGCCGTCCTCGTCGAGGGCCAGTATCTCACTCCTGATTTGGGTGGAAAGAGCTCCACTACCGAGGTCACTGAGGCTGTTCTCAAGAGGCTCTAA
- a CDS encoding Hypothetical protein (Similar to SGTC gene model, INSD accession EAL21188.1; CNBD2450), whose protein sequence is MGIWQNTLVRLGVAQAGPKITTQDRAILDLKLQRDKLKQYQKRLQVILDREHEIAKEALKAGNKNRALTALRQHRFPVSTIEFTQIQNTVLHGLEMGSHVLGELQKEMSLERVDRLMDQTREGVEYQREIDEALMSKMSPEEEEAVQEELERLQREALPNVPEVSAPVALPDVPVEEPSVPEPVERNGKSITCLYMVHLRPLVLITSRMQRV, encoded by the exons ATGGGCATCTGGCAGAATACACTCGTCAGATTGGGAGTGGCTCAGGCAGGTCCTAAAATCACAACCCAAGACAGGGCTATTTTGGA CTTGAAATTACAAAGAGACAAGCTGAAACAGTATCAGAAACGG CTGCAAGTGATTTTAGACCGAGAGCATGAGATTGCTAAAGAAGCCCTCAAAGCCGGGAACAAG AACCGTGCTCTGACAGCACTTCGACAAC ACAGATTCCCA GTGAGCACAATAGAATTCACTCAGATTCAGAATACCGTCCTCCATGGGCTTGAGATGGGCTCGCATGTCCTTGGGGAATTACAAAAGGAAATGTCGCTAGAAAGAGTCGACAGGTTGATGGACCAGACACGAGAAGGGGTAGAATACCAAAGG GAGATTGACGAGGCACTCATGTCCAAGATGTCGccagaagaggaagaggctgTACAAGAAGAACTAGAACGGTTGCAAAGAGAGGCTCTG CCCAATGTGCCAGAAGTCTCGGCGCCAGTGGCATTGCCCGATGTGCCCGTTGAGGAGCCTTCAGTTCCCGAACCTGTTGAACGCAATGGTAAGAGTATAACCTGTCTCTACATGGTTCACCTCCGACCGCTCGTGCTGATCACATCTCGTATGCAAAGGGTCTGA